Proteins from one Coleofasciculus chthonoplastes PCC 7420 genomic window:
- a CDS encoding exopolysaccharide biosynthesis protein: MHLKFTQDIESLLSRLTHQPLTLRDILTETSERGFSLVIGLLVLPFLFPMPPGASSVLGLGCLVLSVQMALGRRKPWLPRKVANFRFPPSLSLKLLKNLKRVMRVLEKIVRPRWLTVAESPKVWRWNGCCMSWLTLLLILPFPFTNPMPTAAILLLVVATLEQDGLLMCVGYGLTALVTLAFAFIAYVLWQSTHLLPISF, from the coding sequence ATGCACCTAAAATTTACTCAAGATATTGAATCCCTACTCAGCCGATTAACCCATCAACCCCTAACGCTCAGAGATATTCTCACAGAAACCTCTGAGCGAGGATTCAGCTTAGTCATTGGCTTATTAGTTTTACCCTTTTTGTTTCCCATGCCTCCTGGAGCATCAAGTGTATTAGGATTAGGCTGCTTAGTGTTATCTGTACAAATGGCTTTAGGACGGCGAAAACCGTGGTTACCGCGAAAAGTAGCCAACTTCCGATTCCCCCCTAGTTTGAGTTTAAAACTGCTCAAAAATTTGAAGCGAGTGATGAGGGTGCTGGAAAAAATTGTGCGCCCTCGTTGGCTAACTGTGGCGGAAAGTCCTAAAGTCTGGCGCTGGAATGGGTGTTGTATGTCTTGGCTAACCCTACTACTTATCTTACCGTTTCCGTTCACGAATCCGATGCCAACTGCTGCCATTTTATTATTGGTTGTTGCTACTTTAGAGCAAGATGGTTTACTGATGTGTGTGGGATATGGATTAACCGCTCTAGTGACTCTAGCTTTTGCTTTTATTGCTTATGTCCTCTGGCAAAGTACTCATTTACTGCCTATTTCATTTTGA
- a CDS encoding SLC13 family permease produces the protein METWSQIIAFSTFVGVILLVMTEWMHLTIAAFLGALLLIFVHVMTLNEAVDYISQSYATLALFFGVMVLVRAFEPTKVFDYLATQMVVLAGGEGKRLLLGIVAITTPICAMLPNATTVMLLAPLVPPLAQELGVNFVPLLILMVLVANSAGLLTLVGDPATFIVGDAVNISFTDYLVQLSLGGVIAVAVIVVMLPFLFPKTWHKKLDNLNQLPQPKINHPRVLIAGGFIMAFVLVFFVVGESLPIPISPAAVALMGAALALLLAHHSKIDTVNNILRDVDWSTLLFFMSIFVIIGGLEKTGIVSGLSRLLAVLLGRNIFLGSLLLLFLVGLLSSVVPNIPLVVAMVPLLKQYLVNVGSVGADVLSPTFEGQFPPEVLPLFYAMMFGATLGGNGTLVGASSNIVAAGISELHGRRISFKTFLGYGVPVMVIQLVTAALYITIRFFF, from the coding sequence ATGGAAACTTGGTCTCAGATTATTGCATTTTCAACGTTTGTGGGTGTCATTCTCTTGGTTATGACCGAATGGATGCATCTAACAATTGCGGCTTTTTTGGGGGCATTACTGCTAATTTTTGTCCACGTTATGACGCTGAACGAAGCCGTTGACTACATCAGTCAGAGTTATGCTACCCTGGCTTTATTCTTTGGCGTAATGGTTCTAGTCCGGGCATTTGAACCCACTAAAGTGTTTGACTACTTGGCTACACAAATGGTGGTATTAGCGGGAGGAGAAGGAAAGCGACTTCTGCTGGGAATCGTTGCCATTACTACCCCGATTTGTGCCATGTTGCCGAATGCGACAACGGTAATGTTATTAGCCCCTTTAGTGCCACCCTTGGCGCAGGAACTTGGGGTAAACTTCGTGCCATTACTAATTTTAATGGTGCTGGTGGCTAATAGTGCTGGATTACTTACACTTGTCGGTGATCCGGCAACATTTATTGTCGGGGATGCCGTCAATATCAGCTTTACCGACTACTTGGTTCAGTTGAGTTTAGGGGGGGTCATTGCTGTTGCCGTGATTGTCGTCATGCTGCCCTTTTTATTCCCAAAAACTTGGCATAAAAAGCTGGATAATTTGAATCAACTGCCCCAACCTAAAATCAATCATCCTAGAGTTTTAATCGCTGGGGGGTTTATCATGGCGTTTGTGCTGGTGTTTTTTGTCGTAGGAGAATCTCTGCCTATTCCAATTTCCCCAGCGGCTGTCGCTTTGATGGGAGCAGCGTTAGCGTTACTGTTGGCTCACCATAGCAAGATTGATACCGTTAACAACATCTTACGGGATGTAGACTGGAGTACCTTGCTATTTTTTATGTCTATTTTTGTGATTATTGGTGGACTGGAAAAAACGGGTATCGTCAGCGGTTTATCCAGACTCCTAGCCGTACTATTGGGACGAAATATTTTCCTCGGTTCACTCTTGCTACTTTTCTTAGTTGGTTTACTCTCCAGTGTTGTTCCCAATATTCCTCTAGTTGTGGCAATGGTGCCACTGCTTAAACAGTATCTGGTTAACGTGGGTTCTGTGGGAGCAGATGTCCTATCTCCAACCTTTGAGGGTCAATTTCCCCCAGAAGTATTACCTCTTTTCTATGCCATGATGTTTGGGGCTACCTTGGGAGGGAATGGCACACTCGTTGGCGCTTCTTCCAATATCGTAGCGGCGGGTATTTCTGAACTCCATGGACGCCGGATTTCGTTTAAAACCTTTTTGGGTTACGGCGTACCTGTAATGGTGATACAACTCGTAACGGCAGCTTTATATATTACGATTCGCTTTTTCTTCTAA
- a CDS encoding cation-translocating P-type ATPase yields the protein MSFTTPSSASSSPLPDTTQPWHTLDIEQALEHLESDPDRGLTPAQISQRQQQYGLNELTETGGRSPLAILWDQFTNIMLVMLIAVAIVSAILDLGNGVFPKDAIAIFAIVILNGLLGYLQESRAEKALAALKRLSSPKVRVLRDGKLMEISGKELVPGDVMLLEAGVQVSADGRLIEAQNLQIRESALTGEAEAVHKQPDAQLSEDAPLGDRITLVFQGTEVIQGRAKVLVTNTGMQTELGRIATMLQSVETEATPLQQRMSQLGNVLVSGSLILVALVVVGGMLNRGLGLFEELLEVSLSMAVAVVPEGLPAVVTVTLAIGTQRMVRRHALIRKLPAVETLGSVTTICSDKTGTLTQNKMVVQFVHTPGDTFAVTGEGYAPIGEFRIQESAITVEDYPDLQTLLTACVVCNDARLQQEKQEWTILGDPTEGALLSLAGKAGFFEESLRQQLPRVAEFPFSSERKRMSAIAQTQNGEAITSYIMFTKGSPELILERCTRIQQGKLTPEQRGQILAENNQMAGNGLRVLGFAYKLLSDIPPDGSWEDSEQELIWLGLVGMLDAPRPEVREAVAQCREAGIRPVMITGDHQLTARAIATNLGIAKEGDIVLTGQELQKLSQAELEQQVNQVSIYARVSPEHKLRIVQALQTQGEFVAMTGDGVNDAPALKQADIGVAMGITGTDVSKEASDMILLDDNFATIVHAVEEGRVVYTNIRRFIKYILGSNIGEVLTIASAPLIGLGGVPLSPLQILWMNLVTDGLPALALAMEPAEPNVMRRPPYNPRESIFARGLGLYMVRIGIILAILTIILMVWAYNYAQESGDPDRWKTMVFTTLCLAQMGHAIAIRSDTQLTVQLNPLSNPYVLSAVTLTTALQLMLIYVAPLRDFFGTHWLSPLELLICLGFSALMFVWIELEKLVINWFRRRQTAIG from the coding sequence ATGTCATTTACTACACCCTCATCTGCATCTTCAAGTCCTCTTCCCGATACCACTCAACCCTGGCATACCCTGGATATTGAGCAAGCACTAGAACATCTAGAAAGTGACCCTGACAGGGGTTTAACCCCCGCACAAATTAGCCAGAGACAGCAGCAGTATGGGTTAAATGAATTAACAGAAACAGGGGGGCGTAGTCCCCTAGCAATCTTATGGGATCAGTTCACCAATATCATGTTAGTGATGCTGATTGCCGTAGCCATCGTGTCAGCAATCCTGGATTTAGGCAATGGGGTATTTCCCAAAGACGCGATCGCGATTTTTGCGATCGTGATTTTAAATGGTTTGTTGGGCTATCTGCAAGAAAGCCGTGCTGAAAAAGCCCTCGCCGCCCTCAAACGCCTTTCTTCCCCCAAAGTGCGGGTGCTGCGAGACGGGAAACTGATGGAAATTTCCGGTAAGGAATTGGTGCCGGGAGATGTCATGCTATTAGAAGCTGGGGTACAAGTCTCGGCTGATGGTCGCCTAATTGAGGCACAAAACCTGCAAATCCGCGAATCTGCCCTAACCGGGGAAGCCGAGGCGGTACACAAGCAACCCGACGCGCAACTGAGTGAAGACGCCCCCTTAGGCGATCGCATAACCCTGGTATTTCAGGGAACCGAAGTCATTCAGGGACGAGCCAAGGTACTGGTGACTAACACCGGGATGCAGACGGAATTAGGGCGAATTGCCACAATGCTGCAATCGGTGGAAACGGAAGCCACGCCGCTACAGCAGCGGATGTCTCAGTTGGGAAATGTCTTAGTCAGTGGTTCCCTAATCTTAGTCGCCTTGGTTGTTGTTGGCGGTATGCTGAACCGGGGGTTGGGACTGTTTGAAGAACTTTTAGAAGTATCCTTAAGTATGGCAGTGGCAGTTGTCCCGGAAGGTTTACCTGCTGTGGTTACCGTTACCCTGGCGATCGGCACACAGCGGATGGTGCGCCGCCACGCCTTGATTCGTAAGCTACCAGCGGTGGAAACCCTGGGTTCTGTGACAACAATATGTTCCGACAAAACGGGTACCCTCACCCAAAATAAAATGGTTGTCCAGTTCGTTCACACCCCTGGAGATACCTTTGCGGTGACGGGTGAAGGGTATGCACCGATTGGAGAATTCCGGATTCAGGAGTCAGCGATTACTGTTGAAGACTATCCCGACTTGCAAACCCTGTTAACCGCTTGTGTCGTATGCAATGATGCCCGATTGCAGCAGGAAAAGCAAGAATGGACGATCTTGGGTGATCCCACCGAGGGGGCGCTGCTATCCTTGGCAGGTAAGGCAGGTTTTTTTGAAGAGTCGTTGCGTCAACAGTTACCCCGAGTCGCCGAGTTTCCCTTTTCCTCTGAACGCAAGCGCATGAGTGCGATCGCTCAGACGCAAAATGGGGAAGCGATTACATCCTATATTATGTTTACCAAAGGCTCACCAGAGCTAATTTTAGAGCGTTGCACCCGGATTCAGCAGGGTAAACTAACGCCGGAACAACGGGGGCAGATTCTGGCAGAAAATAACCAGATGGCTGGAAACGGTTTGCGGGTATTGGGATTTGCCTATAAGCTCTTGTCAGACATACCCCCGGATGGTTCTTGGGAAGATAGCGAGCAAGAATTAATCTGGCTGGGATTAGTGGGAATGCTGGATGCGCCGCGTCCCGAGGTACGGGAGGCTGTGGCTCAATGTCGGGAGGCGGGAATTCGCCCGGTAATGATTACAGGCGATCATCAGTTAACAGCACGCGCGATCGCAACTAATTTGGGCATTGCTAAAGAGGGGGATATTGTTCTCACCGGACAAGAGTTGCAAAAACTCTCGCAAGCTGAATTAGAGCAACAGGTGAACCAGGTGAGTATATACGCCCGCGTCTCCCCGGAACATAAACTGCGAATTGTCCAAGCCTTGCAAACTCAAGGTGAATTTGTGGCAATGACGGGGGATGGAGTCAATGACGCCCCTGCCCTCAAGCAAGCGGATATTGGCGTAGCCATGGGCATTACGGGTACCGATGTGAGTAAAGAAGCCAGCGATATGATTCTGCTGGATGACAATTTCGCCACCATCGTTCATGCGGTGGAAGAAGGTCGAGTGGTGTATACGAATATTCGCCGCTTCATTAAATATATTCTGGGCAGCAACATCGGGGAAGTGCTAACTATTGCATCGGCACCCTTAATTGGCTTGGGAGGCGTTCCCCTTTCCCCCCTACAAATTCTGTGGATGAACCTCGTCACCGACGGATTACCCGCCCTCGCCCTGGCAATGGAACCCGCCGAACCCAACGTGATGCGGCGTCCCCCCTACAATCCGCGCGAGAGTATTTTTGCCCGTGGGTTGGGGCTTTACATGGTGCGGATTGGGATTATATTGGCGATCTTGACCATCATACTCATGGTCTGGGCATATAACTACGCCCAGGAATCGGGAGATCCTGATCGGTGGAAAACGATGGTATTCACCACCCTATGTTTAGCCCAGATGGGACACGCGATCGCGATTCGTTCTGATACTCAGCTAACAGTGCAACTGAATCCCTTGTCCAATCCTTATGTTCTGAGTGCTGTCACCTTGACCACGGCATTACAATTAATGCTAATTTATGTGGCTCCCCTGCGGGATTTCTTCGGCACTCACTGGTTAAGTCCTCTAGAACTTTTAATTTGTCTTGGGTTTAGCGCGTTAATGTTTGTTTGGATTGAACTGGAAAAACTGGTGATTAACTGGTTCAGACGTCGGCAAACGGCGATAGGTTAA
- a CDS encoding HEAT repeat domain-containing protein: MKHNQIEELIELLYTAQDESTRRRAVIRIWKIGTGNPKAIEALIQLLDTTQDESTRRLTALSLGKIGTGNPKVIAALIQVLDRTHPESTRRQAALSLGKIGTGNPKAIEALIQVLDRTHPESTRRQAALSLGKIGTGNPKAIEALIQLLDTTQDESTRSHAAESLGKIDPGNPKAIAALIQVLDTTQDESTRSHAAESLGKIDPGNPKAIAALIQVLDTTQDEETRSHAAESLGKIDPGNPKAIAALIQVLDTTQDEETRSHAAESLETIDPGNPKAIAALIQLLDTTQDESTRSHAAESLGKIGTGNPKAIEALIQVLDRTQNEETRRQAAVSLENIGTGNPKAIEALIQVLDRTQNEETRRQAAVSLENIGTGNPKAIEALIQLLDRTQDEETRWRAAVSLETIGTGNAKVIEALIELLNRTQDEETRRRAAVSLEKIDPGNPKAIEALIQLLDRTQDEETRRRAAESLETIDPGNPKAIEALIQLLDRTQDEETRRRAAESLETIGTGNAKVIEALIQLLDRTQDEETRWQAAVSLETIDPGNPKAIEALIELLDRTQDESIRWRAAESLEKIGTGNPKVIEALIELLDRTQDEETRWQAAESLETIDPGNPKVIEALIQLLQTTQDELTRWRAAESLGKIDPGNPKAIEALIELLDRTQDEFTRRRAAVSLEKIDPGNPKAIEALIELLDRTQDEFTRRRAAVSLERIGTDNPKAIEALIELLGITRKMPVRKQAAAILEKIGIGNPKAIAGLRDLLHHHTLYPYTRSLVTELLPKITALTQSQAQQIEDDLLLFLQETRVKDTVDRYFSTNNPQKAKFCYHRIIACLDKLQEGRDIITRRSLLNSYLDIYQRIVDFSIKTGDLNRVFFYIELFRNRYLVERIAQHYAPLPNTVTPELSAQINQAKVTEKKQLQDYTNGINQNVDEQQLKQLEIRWQDAKKALETLYAQVAVIEPEFIAKTKVSPLSFRQIQSVLPTDTAILEFFFTANKLLTLLILPGANSPEYIPVKLNPKSIAALAQAWVSGITTKTPSKTKEDIDATIQTLSEQINQISDSLNLSTLLSHIPAQIQHLIIVPHKYLHLFPLHALWLNDHQRLIERFAVSYFPNLQTWKICQNRQRSRDSLIGIENPTQDKDLIFAKAEMASIRQRQKFIHRKIFPGKQASKAEILHSATDTHCFHFSGHAEYNFQNPLDSYLMLSENSEENLTLNTIFADLHIPQADLVTLSACCTGVVDAFQPLEEYLGLPTGFLLAGAKAVIGSQWKVNSIATAFIFDEFYRQLEQTGNKAIALKNAQNWLRRCTADELIERANTWDLSKLEITERIRLDAALYSLEGIPFENPYYWAAFILTGC; encoded by the coding sequence ATGAAACATAATCAGATCGAGGAGCTAATAGAACTGCTATACACGGCTCAAGATGAGTCCACCCGCAGGCGAGCCGTCATCAGGATATGGAAAATCGGCACGGGCAACCCAAAGGCAATTGAGGCACTCATACAACTGCTGGACACAACTCAGGATGAATCCACCCGCAGGTTAACTGCATTAAGCCTAGGGAAAATCGGCACAGGCAACCCAAAGGTAATTGCGGCACTCATACAAGTGCTGGACAGGACTCATCCTGAGTCCACCCGCAGGCAAGCTGCATTAAGCCTGGGGAAAATCGGCACGGGCAACCCAAAGGCAATTGAGGCACTCATACAAGTGCTGGACAGGACTCATCCTGAGTCCACCCGCAGGCAAGCTGCATTAAGCCTGGGGAAAATCGGCACGGGCAACCCAAAGGCAATTGAGGCACTCATACAACTGCTGGACACAACTCAGGATGAATCCACCCGCAGCCACGCCGCCGAAAGCCTAGGGAAAATCGACCCAGGCAACCCAAAGGCGATTGCGGCACTCATACAAGTGCTGGACACAACTCAGGATGAATCCACCCGCAGCCACGCCGCCGAAAGCCTAGGGAAAATCGACCCAGGCAACCCAAAGGCGATTGCGGCACTCATACAAGTGCTGGACACAACTCAGGATGAGGAAACCCGCAGCCACGCCGCCGAAAGCCTAGGGAAAATCGACCCAGGCAACCCAAAGGCGATTGCGGCACTCATACAAGTGCTGGACACAACTCAGGATGAGGAAACCCGCAGCCACGCCGCCGAAAGCCTAGAGACAATCGACCCAGGCAACCCAAAGGCGATTGCGGCACTCATACAACTGCTGGACACAACTCAGGATGAATCCACCCGCAGCCACGCCGCCGAAAGCCTAGGGAAAATTGGCACAGGTAACCCAAAGGCGATTGAGGCACTCATCCAAGTGCTAGACAGGACTCAGAATGAGGAAACCCGCAGGCAAGCCGCTGTCAGCTTAGAGAACATTGGTACAGGCAACCCAAAGGCGATTGAGGCACTCATCCAAGTGCTAGACAGGACTCAGAATGAGGAAACCCGCAGGCAAGCCGCTGTCAGCTTAGAGAACATTGGTACAGGCAATCCAAAGGCAATTGAGGCACTCATACAACTGCTAGATAGGACTCAGGATGAGGAAACCCGCTGGCGAGCTGCTGTCAGCCTAGAGACAATCGGCACAGGCAACGCAAAGGTAATTGAGGCACTCATCGAACTGCTAAACAGGACTCAGGATGAGGAAACCCGCAGGCGAGCTGCTGTCAGCCTAGAGAAAATCGACCCAGGCAACCCAAAGGCAATTGAGGCACTCATCCAACTGCTAGATAGGACTCAGGATGAGGAAACCCGCAGGCGAGCTGCTGAAAGCCTAGAGACAATCGACCCAGGCAATCCAAAGGCAATTGAGGCACTCATACAACTGCTAGATAGGACTCAGGATGAGGAAACCCGCAGGCGAGCTGCTGAAAGCCTAGAGACAATCGGCACAGGCAACGCAAAGGTAATTGAGGCACTCATACAACTGCTAGATAGGACTCAGGATGAGGAAACCCGCTGGCAAGCTGCTGTAAGCCTAGAGACAATCGACCCAGGCAACCCAAAGGCAATTGAGGCACTCATCGAACTGCTAGATAGGACTCAGGATGAATCCATCCGCTGGCGAGCTGCTGAAAGCTTAGAGAAGATTGGCACAGGTAACCCAAAGGTAATTGAGGCACTCATCGAACTGCTAGATAGGACTCAGGATGAGGAAACCCGCTGGCAAGCTGCTGAAAGCCTAGAGACAATCGACCCAGGCAACCCAAAGGTAATAGAGGCACTCATACAACTACTACAGACAACTCAGGATGAATTGACCCGCTGGCGAGCTGCTGAAAGCCTAGGGAAAATCGACCCAGGCAACCCAAAGGCAATTGAGGCACTCATCGAACTGCTAGATAGGACTCAGGATGAGTTCACCCGCAGGCGAGCCGCTGTAAGCCTAGAGAAAATCGACCCAGGCAACCCAAAGGCAATTGAGGCACTAATCGAACTGCTAGATAGGACTCAGGATGAGTTCACCCGCAGGCGAGCCGCTGTAAGCCTGGAGAGAATCGGCACAGACAACCCAAAGGCAATTGAGGCACTCATCGAACTATTAGGTATCACCCGGAAGATGCCCGTTCGCAAACAAGCCGCCGCTATCCTAGAGAAAATCGGTATTGGCAATCCAAAAGCTATTGCAGGACTCAGAGATTTGCTGCACCATCACACTCTTTATCCTTACACCCGTTCGCTTGTTACTGAACTCCTACCGAAAATCACGGCTCTTACGCAATCACAAGCTCAACAAATCGAGGATGACTTACTTCTCTTTCTGCAAGAAACGCGAGTTAAAGACACCGTTGATCGCTATTTTTCTACTAATAACCCCCAAAAGGCAAAATTCTGTTACCATCGCATCATTGCCTGCTTAGATAAACTGCAAGAAGGTCGAGATATTATCACCCGACGTTCTTTACTAAACTCCTACTTAGACATCTATCAACGGATTGTTGATTTCTCAATTAAAACAGGTGACTTAAACCGGGTATTTTTCTATATAGAACTTTTTCGGAATCGATATCTAGTCGAGCGAATCGCCCAACACTATGCCCCCTTGCCGAATACAGTGACACCAGAACTATCGGCACAAATCAATCAGGCAAAAGTAACTGAAAAGAAACAATTACAGGACTACACGAACGGAATTAATCAGAACGTAGACGAGCAGCAACTCAAACAACTAGAGATTCGCTGGCAAGACGCCAAAAAAGCCTTAGAAACCCTCTATGCTCAAGTCGCTGTTATCGAACCTGAGTTTATTGCCAAGACAAAAGTATCCCCTCTATCCTTCCGACAAATTCAGTCGGTACTCCCAACCGATACAGCCATTCTGGAATTCTTCTTCACTGCCAACAAGCTCCTAACATTATTAATTCTACCTGGAGCTAACTCTCCTGAATATATTCCAGTAAAACTTAACCCCAAGTCAATCGCCGCACTCGCTCAAGCTTGGGTATCCGGCATTACGACGAAAACACCATCAAAGACAAAGGAAGACATTGACGCAACCATCCAAACCCTCTCTGAGCAAATCAATCAAATTTCCGATTCCCTCAACTTGTCAACCTTACTTTCCCACATTCCCGCTCAGATTCAGCACTTAATCATTGTCCCTCATAAATACTTACACCTTTTCCCCCTTCATGCCTTGTGGTTAAATGACCACCAGCGACTCATTGAGCGCTTTGCCGTCAGTTATTTTCCCAACCTCCAAACCTGGAAAATATGCCAAAACCGCCAACGTTCTCGTGATTCCTTAATTGGCATAGAAAATCCCACCCAAGACAAAGATTTAATCTTTGCCAAAGCGGAAATGGCAAGTATCCGCCAACGCCAAAAATTTATTCACCGGAAAATTTTTCCCGGCAAACAAGCCTCAAAAGCTGAAATTTTACACTCCGCAACTGATACCCATTGCTTCCATTTTTCAGGTCATGCCGAATACAATTTCCAGAATCCCCTCGACTCCTATCTGATGTTATCGGAAAACAGCGAGGAGAATCTCACCCTCAATACCATTTTCGCCGACCTGCATATCCCCCAAGCCGATTTAGTCACCCTTTCCGCCTGCTGCACAGGTGTTGTGGACGCCTTTCAACCCCTGGAAGAATATTTAGGACTTCCCACTGGCTTTTTGCTAGCAGGTGCAAAAGCCGTTATCGGTAGTCAGTGGAAAGTTAACTCTATCGCCACCGCCTTTATTTTTGATGAGTTCTATCGCCAACTCGAACAAACCGGGAATAAAGCCATCGCCCTGAAAAATGCCCAGAACTGGCTGCGTCGCTGCACCGCTGATGAATTGATAGAACGAGCAAACACTTGGGATTTGAGTAAACTAGAGATCACAGAAAGAATTCGTTTGGATGCAGCACTCTATTCCCTAGAAGGCATCCCCTTTGAGAATCCTTACTATTGGGCGGCGTTTATACTGACAGGATGTTAG
- a CDS encoding SLC13 family permease: MQIALTLGILILALIAFIAEWFPVDVTALLIAVVLMLLGLVTPEEGISGFSNSATITVMAMFILSEGIGRTGVIQVVRDVLIKWGGKNPRQQIFVMGAIVGSITAFINNTAVVAVFLPIVEDWGKKQNISVSKLLIPLSYATVLGGMITLIGTSTNIVASGISKELGYGEFGLFQFTPLGIITFMVGLLYLTLAAPRLLPDRKPSSSDLVAQDYGLNDYVSEVVVTPRSSLVGETLRSSKIQRTFDLDVLEIIRNDIHFPQPLADKTLAVGDILLVRGSREDLLNIRTKRGLDILPEVQFGGKAFGETELSSAEEGVAEVLILSNANLVGSTLKELRFRQRYNVTVLAIRRGEELLRERIGQIPLRFGDLLLVQGPKQSLIGLQTSRDLLVIEQRDTETLRQDKLGIALAIVLGVVVIAAFDWVPILVTALAGVILMIVTGCLKPGEMYNAVRWDIIFLLAGLFPLGIAMDKSGATEWLASHLVAMGGNLSGYWILMFFYLATSILTELLSNNAAVILMIPIAANVATTLHLNPLAFMFAVTFAASNSYLTPIGYQTNTMVYGPGGYKFLDFTRIGAPLNLLLTVITPMLIIWLYGLAPT; encoded by the coding sequence ATGCAAATTGCCCTCACCCTTGGCATTTTAATTCTCGCTTTAATTGCGTTTATTGCCGAATGGTTTCCTGTCGATGTCACCGCTCTGCTTATTGCCGTTGTCTTAATGCTGTTGGGATTAGTTACCCCGGAAGAAGGAATCTCTGGCTTTAGTAACTCGGCTACCATTACAGTAATGGCAATGTTTATCCTGAGTGAAGGAATTGGACGCACGGGTGTGATTCAAGTGGTTAGAGACGTGCTGATTAAATGGGGCGGAAAAAATCCTCGACAACAAATTTTTGTCATGGGGGCGATTGTCGGTTCAATTACTGCCTTTATCAACAATACGGCGGTTGTCGCTGTCTTTTTACCCATTGTGGAAGATTGGGGTAAAAAGCAAAATATCTCCGTGTCTAAACTGCTCATTCCCCTATCTTATGCCACGGTGTTAGGGGGAATGATTACCTTAATTGGCACCTCCACTAATATTGTGGCAAGTGGTATATCTAAGGAATTAGGGTATGGCGAATTCGGATTATTTCAGTTTACTCCTTTGGGTATTATTACCTTTATGGTTGGATTACTCTACCTGACTCTCGCCGCACCCCGACTTCTGCCCGATCGCAAACCGTCCAGCAGCGATTTAGTTGCCCAAGATTACGGTCTTAATGATTATGTTAGCGAAGTTGTGGTCACCCCGCGATCAAGTTTAGTCGGAGAAACGCTGCGTTCCAGTAAAATTCAGCGGACGTTCGATTTAGACGTACTGGAAATCATTCGTAATGACATCCACTTCCCTCAACCCTTGGCTGATAAAACCTTAGCCGTCGGTGATATTTTACTCGTGCGGGGTAGTCGAGAGGATTTATTAAACATTAGAACCAAACGGGGACTAGATATCCTGCCAGAGGTTCAGTTTGGCGGGAAAGCGTTTGGGGAAACTGAACTCAGTTCAGCGGAAGAAGGCGTGGCGGAAGTCTTGATTCTATCGAACGCCAATCTTGTTGGTTCGACGCTGAAAGAATTACGGTTTCGCCAACGCTATAATGTTACTGTATTAGCAATTCGGCGAGGAGAAGAACTGCTGCGAGAACGAATCGGTCAAATTCCCTTACGGTTTGGCGATTTGCTTTTAGTCCAAGGTCCCAAGCAAAGTTTAATCGGATTACAAACCAGTCGCGATTTACTGGTCATTGAACAGCGAGATACCGAAACCCTCCGCCAAGATAAGCTAGGAATTGCCCTGGCGATTGTGCTGGGTGTTGTGGTTATTGCTGCCTTTGATTGGGTACCTATCTTAGTAACGGCATTAGCCGGAGTTATTTTGATGATTGTAACAGGCTGTCTGAAACCAGGAGAGATGTATAATGCCGTGCGCTGGGATATTATCTTCCTGTTAGCTGGACTTTTTCCCCTCGGTATCGCCATGGATAAATCGGGAGCAACCGAATGGTTAGCTAGCCATTTAGTTGCTATGGGTGGGAATCTTTCGGGTTACTGGATTTTAATGTTCTTCTACTTAGCTACGTCCATACTCACCGAACTCCTTTCCAATAATGCTGCCGTAATTCTGATGATACCCATTGCCGCAAACGTTGCCACAACGCTGCATCTTAATCCCCTTGCCTTTATGTTTGCTGTCACCTTTGCCGCTTCTAACAGCTACCTGACTCCAATTGGCTACCAGACGAATACAATGGTTTATGGACCCGGTGGCTATAAGTTTCTGGATTTCACTCGAATTGGTGCGCCTCTCAATTTGCTGCTGACGGTAATAACGCCGATGCTGATTATTTGGTTGTATGGTTTAGCACCGACTTGA